The proteins below come from a single Plasmodium sp. gorilla clade G2 genome assembly, chromosome: 13 genomic window:
- a CDS encoding translocation protein SEC63, whose translation MSQFRDTFTKDSKKEPLLSYDDSAFIFFAGTVLICVLIPCTYVYLKNIIKRVFKNDYYNLKKSKNNSTYRSCTCSLCKEKQEKRNKNTGLLERIGYIKIIQFFLLVIFWGLLYILINEMLNTKPMQTFDPFEILEVSIGATVGEIKKAYRLKSLKYHPDKNPNDTSAAAKFILITKAYQALTDEISKENYEKYGNPDGPGMMKVGIGLPKLLIDEKYQLLILSIFFLIFLVFIPATFIIYYQKQKQYGPNGVKIETLQYLTYTINENSRSKSFPEMLAATAESRDIEMKKDDEQYIKTLMEELIEPKKRTFKIPVITKNYFLILAHMQRRHDLLSDDLKKDLEHILKFSLLITHSMIEISILRDWFLTAQSALTFRRCLIQAFEAKNSSLLQIPHFDESIVRHVHKGKFSVKEVLDFVHQDHENRKGLVDMNAEQILDVKAFCNTIPDIKMTAHIVVEDETHIVKGDVASVYVQIDRSNLKENEAAGYIHAPFFPQPKFEEWWIIATYKNDDRILKYVHVKNCEKIIEEKLQFLVDKVGNLAVSVFALCDSYFGCDQKVDIPFKAYSKTEIKREIFVHPEDIELDNEPTLFQQMLGDINKKRVSSDDEDDDDNEQGNNKNNSNNKIMKKNQSADQENYVPEDDANDESDDD comes from the coding sequence atgTCACAATTTCGTGATACGTTTACTAAAGATAGTAAAAAAGAACCATTATTGAGTTATGATGACTCagcatttatatttttcgcAGGAACAGTATTAATTTGTGTATTGATACCATGTACCTATGTgtatttaaagaatataataaaaagagtATTTAAGAATGATTAttacaatttaaaaaaatctaAGAATAATAGTACATATAGGTCATGTACTTGTTCCTTATGTAAAGAAAAGCAAGAGAAACGAAATAAGAATACAGGATTGTTGGAAAGAATAggatatataaagataatacaattttttttattagtaATTTTTTGgggattattatatatattaataaatgagATGTTAAATACTAAACCAATGCAAACTTTTGATCCATTTGAAATATTAGAAGTAAGTATAGGAGCAACAGTTggagaaataaaaaaggcaTATCGATTGAAATCTTTAAAATATCATCCAGATAAGAATCCGAATGATACCTCAGCAGCTgctaaatttatattaataacaaaGGCTTATCAAGCATTAACTGATGAAATATCAAAAGagaattatgaaaaatatggtAATCCAGATGGACCTGGTATGATGAAAGTAGGTATTGGTTTACCTAAATTATTGATTGATGAAAAATatcaattattaatattatcaattttttttttaatatttcttgtATTTATACCTGcaacatttattatatactatcaaaaacaaaaacagtATGGACCTAATGGTGTAAAAATAGAGACATTACAATATTTGACATATACTATAAATGAGAATAGTCGATCTAAATCTTTTCCAGAGATGTTAGCAGCAACAGCTGAAAGTAGAGATATAGAAATGAAAAAGGATGAtgaacaatatataaaaacattgaTGGAAGAATTAATTGAACCTAAAAAAAGAACATTTAAAATTCCTgttattacaaaaaattattttttaatattagcACATATGCAAAGAAGACATGATTTATTATCAGATGATTTAAAAAAGGATTTAgaacatattttaaaattttctttattaataaCACATAGTATGATTGAAATCAGTATTCTAAGGGATTGGTTTTTAACAGCACAATCAGCTTTAACATTCAGAAGATGTTTAATACAAGCATTTGAAGCAAAAAATTCTAGTTTATTACAGATACCTCATTTTGATGAAAGTATTGTTAGGCATGTACATAAAGGAAAATTTTCTGTCAAAGAAGTATTAGATTTTGTTCATCAAGATCATGAAAATAGAAAAGGATTAGTTGATATGAATGCAGAACAAATATTAGATGTCAAAGCTTTTTGTAATACTATTCCAGATATAAAAATGACTGCACATATTGTAGTAGAAGATGAAACACATATAGTCAAAGGAGATGTTGCTTCTGTTTATGTCCAAATTGATAGAtcaaatttaaaagaaaatgaagcaGCTGGATATATACATGCACCTTTTTTTCCACAACCCAAATTTGAAGAATGGTGGATTATAGCTAcctataaaaatgatgatcgtatattaaaatatgtacatGTTAAAAATtgtgaaaaaattatagaagaaaaattaCAATTCCTTGTAGATAAAGTAGGTAACTTAGCAGTCTCCGTTTTTGCTTTATGTGATTCCTATTTTGGTTGTGATCAAAAAGTTGATATTCCATTCAAAGCTTATTCAAAAACAGAAATTAAAAGAGAAATTTTTGTACATCCTGAAGATATAGAACTAGATAATGAACCAACattatttcaacaaatgCTTGGAgatattaacaaaaaaagagTAAGTAgcgatgatgaagatgatgatgacaATGAAcaaggaaataataaaaataattcaaataataagattatgaaaaaaaatcaatCAGCAGACCAAGAAAATTATGTCCCAGAAGATGATGCAAATGATGAATCGGATGACGACTGA